From the genome of Pelobates fuscus isolate aPelFus1 chromosome 6, aPelFus1.pri, whole genome shotgun sequence, one region includes:
- the LOC134566197 gene encoding formin-2-like: MGCGKPPNHPKEWGVESPPTTPRNGVWKAPQPPQGMGCGMPPNHPKEWGVECPPTTPKNGVWNAPQPPQRMGCGMPPNHPKEWGVECPPTTPRNGVWNAPQPPQGMGCGMHPNHPKEWGVECPPTTPRNGVWNAPQPPQGMGCGMPPNHPKEWGVESPPTTTRNGVWKAPQPPQGMGCGKPPNHHKEWGVESPPTTTRNGVWKAPQRPQGMGCGKPPSHYKEWGVECPPTTPRNGVWNAPQPLQGMVCGMPPNHYKEWGVECPPNHYKEWCVECPPNHYKE; this comes from the coding sequence ATGGGGTGTGGAAAGCCCCCCAACCACCCCAAGGAATGGGGTGTGGAAAGCCCCCCAACCACCCCAAGGAATGGGGTGTGGAAAGCCCCCCAACCACCCCAAGGAATGGGGTGTGGAATGCCCCCCAACCACCCCAAAGAATGGGGTGTGGAATGCCCCCCAACCACCCCAAAGAATGGGGTGTGGAATGCCCCCCAACCACCCCAAAGAATGGGGTGTGGAATGCCCCCCAACCACCCCAAGGAATGGGGTGTGGAATGCCCCCCAACCACCCCAAGGAATGGGGTGTGGAATGCCCCCCAACCACCCCAAGGAATGGGGTGTGGAATGCACCCCAACCACCCCAAGGAATGGGGTGTGGAATGCCCCCCAACCACCCCAAGGAATGGGGTGTGGAATGCCCCCCAACCACCCCAAGGAATGGGGTGTGGAATGCCCCCCAACCACCCCAAGGAATGGGGTGTGGAAAGCCCCCCAACCACCACAAGGAATGGGGTGTGGAAAGCCCCCCAACCACCACAAGGAATGGGGTGTGGAAAGCCCCCCAACCACCACAAGGAATGGGGTGTGGAAAGCCCCCCAACCACCACAAGGAATGGGGTGTGGAAAGCCCCCCAAAGACCACAAGGAATGGGGTGTGGAAAGCCCCCCAGCCACTACAAGGAATGGGGTGTGGAATGCCCCCCAACCACCCCAAGGAATGGGGTGTGGAATGCCCCCCAACCACTACAAGGAATGGTGTGTGGAATGCCCCCCAACCACTACAAGGAATGGGGTGTGGAATGCCCCCCCAACCACTACAAGGAATGGTGTGTGGAATGCCCCCCCAACCACTACAAGGAATAG